A region of Frederiksenia canicola DNA encodes the following proteins:
- a CDS encoding DUF6630 family protein, whose amino-acid sequence MTLIEKFKKMEDYILQHSQYQFFFSKSPFGMALRMQYYYYPADIPEATKDLSTHFLTQAGYSDFYTPFEELMNKANITPPSYVEMAEGGNWTFFLIKFHSFSPLNKALKKYYNTEYVTFIGIPCSNDEGQYEIELLYTSPTTGNLFKEMGTSQKLDPANELDQAYLQLLDEAVDFICEKLGIEDAEQINIDDALNEFTHLLNVSDKDEFQHRYQRIQSSPAECLLELVEQGYAEKDDKPNVTYLNYRFLLLPMLDPFDTDWHIDNEELSEYLSRIIGKQFTLPRKALDVDEIVNRLEKKSDYTLLNIETEQDAYCLFVCKQADKKRILKLARILGLEIVGF is encoded by the coding sequence ATGACCTTAATCGAAAAATTCAAGAAAATGGAAGACTATATTTTACAGCATAGTCAATACCAGTTTTTCTTTTCCAAATCCCCATTTGGAATGGCATTAAGAATGCAATATTACTATTACCCTGCCGATATACCTGAAGCAACCAAGGATCTCAGTACGCATTTTCTGACTCAAGCAGGCTATAGCGATTTCTATACGCCCTTTGAAGAGCTAATGAACAAAGCAAACATTACCCCACCAAGCTATGTGGAGATGGCGGAAGGAGGGAATTGGACCTTTTTTCTCATCAAGTTTCATTCCTTTTCCCCACTGAACAAAGCATTGAAAAAATACTATAACACCGAGTATGTCACCTTCATTGGCATACCGTGCAGTAACGATGAAGGGCAATATGAGATAGAACTGCTCTATACATCACCAACTACGGGCAATCTGTTTAAAGAAATGGGCACTAGCCAAAAGCTTGATCCTGCCAATGAGCTTGATCAAGCTTATTTGCAATTACTTGATGAAGCCGTAGATTTTATTTGCGAAAAACTGGGGATTGAAGACGCAGAACAGATCAATATTGATGACGCATTGAATGAATTTACTCACTTACTCAACGTGAGCGATAAAGATGAATTCCAGCACCGCTACCAACGCATTCAAAGTTCACCTGCAGAATGCCTATTGGAATTAGTTGAACAAGGCTATGCCGAGAAAGATGATAAGCCTAATGTGACCTATTTAAATTATCGTTTCCTGTTATTGCCAATGTTAGACCCATTCGACACAGATTGGCATATTGATAATGAAGAATTAAGCGAGTACTTATCTCGTATCATCGGCAAGCAATTTACACTTCCAAGAAAAGCACTGGATGTGGATGAAATTGTGAATAGATTAGAGAAAAAAAGCGACTATACCCTGCTAAATATTGAAACAGAGCAAGATGCTTATTGTTTATTTGTGTGCAAGCAAGCAGATAAAAAACGGATCCTAAAATTAGCCCGCATTTTAGGTTTGGAAATTGTCGGGTTTTAG
- the trmA gene encoding tRNA (uridine(54)-C5)-methyltransferase TrmA, with translation MTLPISQYPDLLAKKTANLTALLAPFSAPELDVFGSEPLHFRLRAEFRVWHDDGDLYHIMFDKESKQRYRVDQFPIASQLINRMMTVLLAEIKGNELLTRKLFQIDYLSTLSGQIAVSMLYHKPLTDDWVAQANLLKQRLTGYGFDVQLIGRATKQKIALDCDYVEEKLAVDGRELIYRQVENSFTQPNGKMNIKMLEWARSCTANSEGDLLELYCGNGNFSIALASNFRKVLATEIAKSSVDSAQYNIEQNGIENLQIIRMSAEEFTQAMNGVREFYRLRGVDLKAYDCNTIFVDPPRAGLDDETLNMVQGYERILYISCNPHTLVDNLQTLSQTHRIERCALFDQFPYTDHIESGVWLVRK, from the coding sequence ATGACATTACCAATTTCCCAATATCCCGATCTACTTGCAAAAAAGACGGCGAATCTCACCGCTTTACTTGCCCCTTTTTCTGCCCCCGAACTTGACGTATTTGGTTCTGAACCTCTGCATTTCCGCCTGCGTGCTGAATTTCGGGTATGGCATGATGACGGCGATTTGTACCACATTATGTTCGACAAAGAGAGCAAGCAACGTTATCGGGTCGATCAATTCCCGATCGCCAGCCAGTTGATTAACCGAATGATGACAGTGCTGCTGGCAGAAATCAAAGGCAATGAATTGCTTACTCGCAAGCTGTTCCAAATTGATTATCTCAGCACCTTGAGCGGGCAAATTGCGGTGTCAATGCTTTATCACAAACCCCTGACGGACGATTGGGTCGCTCAAGCCAACTTGCTCAAACAACGTTTAACGGGCTACGGCTTTGATGTACAGCTGATTGGGCGAGCAACCAAGCAAAAAATTGCCTTAGATTGCGATTATGTGGAAGAAAAATTGGCCGTTGATGGGCGAGAACTGATTTATCGCCAAGTAGAAAACAGCTTTACCCAACCGAACGGAAAAATGAACATCAAAATGTTAGAATGGGCGAGAAGTTGCACGGCTAACAGCGAAGGCGATCTGCTTGAACTTTACTGCGGTAACGGGAACTTTTCGATTGCCTTAGCCAGTAATTTCCGCAAGGTGCTGGCGACGGAAATTGCTAAATCGTCGGTGGATTCGGCTCAATACAACATCGAGCAAAACGGTATTGAGAATTTGCAGATTATCCGAATGTCCGCCGAAGAATTCACCCAAGCAATGAACGGCGTGCGAGAGTTCTACCGCTTGCGTGGCGTGGATTTAAAGGCTTACGACTGCAACACGATTTTTGTCGATCCGCCACGAGCAGGGCTGGATGATGAAACGCTCAACATGGTGCAGGGCTACGAGCGGATTTTGTATATTTCTTGCAACCCGCATACCTTAGTGGACAATCTCCAAACGCTATCGCAAACTCACCGTATCGAGCGTTGTGCGTTGTTTGATCAGTTTCCTTATACCGATCACATCGAAAGTGGCGTATGGCTAGTGCGGAAGTGA
- the acs gene encoding acetate--CoA ligase codes for MQHNVVLKENRIFKPSDDFRRQANISGLESYQELWDFADKDYLSYWSDLARELITWKKPFMQIFDDSNAPFYKWFADGTLNVSYNCLDRHLPDKADKRAIVFESDFGQVQIFTYAQLHNRVCRFANALRELGVKKGDRVIIYLPMIVEAVIAMQACARIGAVHSVVFGGFSASALRDRIEDAEAKLVITANAGLRGGKIIPLKETVDEALELGGKSVENVIVYHRVNIDTPWKKGRDLWWNELTAHQPAFCEPEWMNAEDPLFILYTSGSTGKPKGIVHSTGGYLLGALNSFRTVFDNKLDDVFFCTADVGWITGHSYVCYGPLANGATQVIYEGVPSYPDPGRIWRIIQRHKINVFYTSPTLIRSLTRLGDHIPNKYDLSSLRLLGSVGEPINPSAWMWFYDVVGKGRCPIVDTWWQTETGSIMLAPVPGVIATKPGSCTLPLPGIMADVLDENGNKCEVDQGGVLVIKRPFPSMLRTIWRDPDRFKATYFPEEYGGKYYVAGDSAHRDQDGYFWILGRTDDVLNVSGHRLGTMEIESALVSSPKVAEAAVVGKPDEIKGEAVVAFIVLNGMRPEGEEARELAEELKQWVSNEIGKIARPEDIRFADNLPKTRSGKIMRRLLRSIARNELITQDISTLENPQIIGQLQQQCL; via the coding sequence ATGCAACATAATGTAGTACTAAAAGAGAATAGAATTTTCAAGCCGAGCGATGATTTCCGCCGTCAAGCGAATATTTCGGGGCTTGAAAGCTATCAGGAGTTGTGGGACTTTGCAGATAAGGATTATCTCAGTTATTGGAGCGATTTGGCACGTGAACTGATCACCTGGAAAAAGCCATTTATGCAGATTTTTGACGATAGCAACGCTCCATTTTATAAATGGTTCGCCGATGGCACGCTGAACGTTTCCTATAACTGTTTAGACCGCCATTTGCCCGATAAAGCCGACAAACGAGCGATTGTGTTTGAATCCGATTTTGGGCAAGTGCAAATTTTCACTTATGCACAACTGCATAATCGGGTCTGCCGTTTCGCTAATGCCTTGCGTGAATTAGGCGTGAAAAAAGGCGATCGGGTAATTATCTATTTGCCGATGATTGTGGAAGCGGTGATTGCCATGCAGGCCTGTGCCCGTATCGGTGCGGTGCATTCAGTGGTATTCGGCGGCTTTTCCGCCAGTGCATTGCGAGATCGAATTGAAGATGCGGAAGCGAAACTCGTTATTACCGCCAATGCTGGCTTGCGGGGCGGGAAAATTATCCCACTGAAAGAAACGGTTGATGAAGCCTTAGAATTAGGTGGTAAGTCGGTGGAAAATGTGATTGTTTATCATCGGGTAAACATTGATACTCCATGGAAAAAAGGGCGTGATCTTTGGTGGAACGAACTCACCGCCCACCAACCTGCTTTCTGCGAACCTGAATGGATGAATGCCGAAGATCCGCTGTTTATTCTTTATACCTCAGGCTCAACGGGCAAGCCAAAAGGGATTGTACATAGCACAGGGGGCTATTTGCTCGGGGCGTTAAATTCGTTCCGTACGGTGTTTGATAACAAGCTCGATGATGTATTTTTCTGCACCGCCGATGTGGGCTGGATTACAGGGCATTCGTATGTTTGCTACGGCCCGCTTGCTAACGGGGCGACACAAGTGATCTATGAAGGCGTACCAAGCTACCCAGATCCAGGTCGGATTTGGCGGATCATTCAACGGCATAAAATCAACGTATTCTACACTTCTCCGACCCTGATTCGCTCACTGACTCGCCTTGGCGATCATATTCCCAATAAATACGATCTTTCCTCATTGCGGCTACTGGGTAGCGTTGGTGAACCAATCAACCCGTCAGCGTGGATGTGGTTCTATGACGTGGTTGGCAAAGGTCGTTGCCCGATTGTTGATACGTGGTGGCAAACGGAAACGGGATCAATTATGTTAGCCCCAGTCCCAGGAGTGATTGCGACTAAACCGGGTTCTTGCACTTTGCCATTGCCAGGTATTATGGCGGATGTGCTTGATGAAAACGGCAATAAATGTGAGGTCGATCAAGGTGGCGTCTTGGTGATTAAACGCCCTTTCCCATCCATGCTTCGCACAATTTGGCGTGATCCTGACCGCTTTAAAGCGACCTATTTCCCTGAGGAATATGGCGGTAAATATTATGTGGCAGGTGACTCCGCCCACCGCGATCAAGACGGCTATTTCTGGATTTTAGGTCGAACAGATGATGTACTGAATGTCTCAGGGCACCGTTTAGGCACCATGGAAATTGAATCCGCACTCGTTTCTAGCCCGAAAGTGGCTGAAGCTGCGGTAGTTGGCAAACCAGATGAAATCAAAGGGGAAGCAGTAGTTGCCTTTATCGTCCTAAATGGAATGCGTCCCGAAGGCGAAGAGGCTCGTGAACTGGCGGAGGAACTGAAACAGTGGGTGTCGAACGAAATCGGCAAAATCGCCCGCCCTGAAGATATTCGCTTTGCCGACAACCTGCCGAAAACCCGTTCTGGCAAGATTATGCGGCGGTTGCTCCGTTCAATTGCGAGAAATGAACTGATTACTCAGGATATTTCCACTCTCGAAAACCCACAAATTATCGGGCAGTTGCAGCAGCAATGCTTATAA
- a CDS encoding phosphodiester glycosidase family protein, with amino-acid sequence MKFSFFLLFVWGVVPTFTYAQTDCIQTYSENDTVHISRVDLNCKNIELIASQVEDQGLTVSEFAEKYQTAVAINGSFFRKDGSPIGLNISNFKRLSKSQDTRSRSFLACTAENKCDIDPKNSLAKINPKWKTAIAGWHVFNTKSGQFECAKSDKIGCSQSIFTDKHPRTMIGLDEKRNWLYFVVVEGRQLTFSGMTMAQLAELAGQLQLTKAVNLDGGGSSTMVVGTKRLSALPLLQGSERKVGNMIGVKVK; translated from the coding sequence ATGAAATTTTCCTTTTTTCTCTTGTTCGTTTGGGGAGTTGTACCTACGTTCACCTACGCCCAAACAGACTGTATTCAAACTTATTCTGAAAATGACACCGTGCATATCAGCCGTGTTGATTTGAATTGCAAAAACATTGAACTTATTGCGAGCCAAGTGGAAGATCAAGGGCTGACCGTATCGGAATTTGCTGAGAAATATCAGACTGCAGTGGCAATCAACGGTAGCTTTTTCCGTAAAGATGGCTCACCGATTGGGCTGAATATCAGTAATTTTAAAAGATTGAGCAAATCACAAGACACACGCTCTCGTTCCTTTCTCGCTTGCACCGCAGAGAATAAATGTGATATCGACCCGAAAAATAGCCTTGCGAAAATTAACCCTAAATGGAAAACTGCTATTGCGGGTTGGCACGTTTTCAATACGAAATCAGGCCAATTTGAATGTGCTAAAAGCGATAAAATCGGTTGCAGCCAATCTATTTTTACGGATAAGCATCCAAGAACGATGATCGGTTTAGATGAAAAACGTAATTGGCTCTACTTTGTGGTAGTCGAAGGGCGACAGCTCACTTTCAGTGGAATGACGATGGCACAGCTTGCTGAACTGGCTGGTCAATTACAATTGACAAAAGCGGTCAATTTAGACGGCGGGGGTAGCTCAACAATGGTCGTTGGCACCAAGCGGCTTTCTGCGTTGCCATTACTGCAAGGAAGTGAAAGAAAAGTGGGAAATATGATTGGGGTGAAAGTAAAATAA
- the purL gene encoding phosphoribosylformylglycinamidine synthase, with protein MTVQTFRGSPALSSFRLTQLQQKFQQNQLPVQSVYAEYLHFIQLNRPLASEQESKLKELLHYGPTLAEHDPVGFCLIVTPRVGTISSWSSKATDIAHNCGLAEVDRIERGLAYYFDFSTPPTAAQLETLKGLLHDRMLETVLDSASQADKLFAQHEPKEFTTVDVLGGGRKALEVANVGLGLALAEDEIDYLVENFTALGRNPNDIELYMFAQANSEHCRHKIFNADWVIDGEKQDKSLFKMIKNTFEKTPDYVLSAYKDNAAVMEGSKVGRFFPDQDGQYRYHNEDAHILMKVETHNHPTAISPFPGAATGSGGEIRDEGATGRGAKPKAGLTGFSVSNLVIPNFEQPWENPLSKPNRIASALDIMIEGPLGGAAFNNEFGRPALLGYFRTYEEKVNSFAGEEVRGYHKPIMLAGGIGNIRAEHVQKGEIPVGAKLIVLGGPAMNIGLGGGAASSMASGKSKEDLDFASVQRENPEMERRCQEVIDRCWQLGEDNPILFIHDVGAGGLSNAMPELVHDGERGGKFDLRSILCDEKGMSPLEIWCNESQERYVLAVAPEKLELFTALCERERAPFAVIGEATEEKHLTLHDSHFDNNPIDLPMNVLLGKTPKMTRNVLSKTVENQPLAQDEIQLKEALHRVLRLPVVAEKTFLITIGDRSVTGMVARDQMVGPWQIPVADCAVTTASLDSYHGEAMSMGERAPVALLDFGASARLAVAESITNIAATDIGDIKRIKLSANWMSAAGHEGEDAGLYEAVKAVGEKLCPALGITIPVGKDSMSMRTTWEENGEQKSVTAPLSLVISAFARVEDVRKTVTPQLRTDKGHSRLLLIDLGEGKNRLGATALAQVYKQLGDKPADVVNVENLKNFFNAMQALVAERKLLAYHDRSDGGLITTLAEMAFAGHCGVEIDISALGDDDLAVLFNEELGAVIQVADSELASVREVLKAHDLLGLTKELGVVVDGDLFEISRGSRKLLSEKRSELRGIWAELTHQMQRLRDNPECADQEFETKKDPNNKGLSAFLTYDVNEDITAPFINKGVKPSIAILREQGVNSHYEMAAAFDRAGFNAIDVHMSDLMAGRRNLKDFNALVACGGFSYGDVLGAGGGWAKSILFNPMLRDQFSQFFANPNTLALGVCNGCQMVSNLAEIIPGTENWPRFVRNKSERFEARVGLVKINDTHSHWFKGMAGSHMPIAVSHGEGQVEFKQSGQLENLQKQNLVIAQYIDNNGNLTEVYPANPNGSVNGITAISNLDGRVAIMMPHPERVYRAVSNSWCPDDWTEDGAWMRLFRNARVVFK; from the coding sequence ATGACAGTACAAACTTTCCGCGGCTCGCCTGCTTTATCCTCTTTTCGCTTAACGCAACTTCAACAAAAATTCCAACAAAATCAATTGCCTGTTCAGTCTGTTTACGCTGAGTATTTGCATTTTATTCAGCTAAACCGACCGCTTGCCAGCGAGCAGGAAAGTAAGCTGAAAGAGTTGTTACATTATGGCCCAACCTTGGCAGAGCACGATCCTGTGGGATTCTGCCTGATCGTTACCCCTCGTGTTGGCACGATTTCTTCATGGTCATCGAAAGCAACCGACATCGCTCATAACTGTGGCTTGGCGGAAGTGGATCGCATTGAGCGTGGTTTAGCGTACTATTTTGACTTTTCTACACCGCCAACGGCGGCACAGCTTGAAACGTTAAAAGGCTTATTGCACGACCGTATGTTAGAAACGGTGTTAGACAGTGCATCGCAAGCGGATAAATTGTTTGCACAACACGAGCCGAAAGAATTTACGACCGTTGATGTGCTAGGTGGCGGTCGCAAGGCGTTGGAAGTGGCGAACGTGGGATTGGGCTTAGCGTTGGCGGAAGATGAAATTGATTATTTAGTGGAAAATTTCACCGCACTTGGACGCAACCCGAACGACATTGAGCTGTATATGTTCGCCCAGGCCAACTCGGAGCATTGCCGTCATAAAATCTTCAATGCCGACTGGGTGATTGATGGCGAAAAACAGGATAAATCCCTGTTCAAAATGATTAAAAATACCTTTGAGAAAACCCCTGACTATGTGCTTTCTGCCTATAAAGATAATGCTGCAGTAATGGAAGGCTCAAAAGTAGGGCGTTTCTTCCCTGATCAAGACGGGCAATATCGCTACCACAATGAAGATGCCCACATCTTAATGAAAGTGGAAACCCATAACCACCCAACTGCCATTTCGCCATTCCCAGGTGCAGCGACAGGTTCAGGCGGTGAAATTCGTGATGAAGGGGCAACAGGGCGTGGGGCAAAACCGAAAGCCGGTTTAACGGGCTTCTCGGTGTCTAACCTTGTGATCCCAAATTTTGAACAACCTTGGGAAAATCCGCTTTCTAAACCAAACCGTATCGCTTCGGCGTTAGATATTATGATTGAAGGGCCACTCGGTGGAGCTGCCTTCAACAATGAATTTGGTCGCCCAGCCTTGCTCGGTTATTTCCGCACTTATGAAGAAAAAGTAAACAGCTTTGCAGGAGAAGAAGTGCGTGGCTACCATAAGCCAATTATGCTCGCAGGCGGTATCGGTAATATTCGTGCGGAACACGTGCAAAAAGGTGAAATTCCAGTAGGGGCGAAGTTAATCGTGCTTGGTGGCCCAGCGATGAATATCGGCTTAGGCGGTGGTGCAGCTTCATCAATGGCATCGGGTAAATCCAAAGAAGATTTAGATTTCGCTTCTGTTCAACGTGAAAATCCAGAAATGGAACGCCGTTGCCAAGAAGTGATCGACCGTTGCTGGCAGTTGGGCGAAGACAACCCGATTTTATTTATTCACGATGTGGGTGCGGGCGGTTTATCTAACGCAATGCCTGAATTAGTTCACGACGGTGAGCGTGGTGGTAAGTTCGACTTACGTTCGATTTTATGCGATGAAAAAGGCATGTCGCCGTTAGAAATTTGGTGTAACGAATCGCAAGAGCGTTATGTGTTAGCAGTTGCCCCTGAAAAACTCGAATTATTCACCGCACTTTGTGAGCGTGAACGTGCTCCGTTTGCGGTTATCGGCGAAGCAACCGAAGAGAAACATCTCACCTTGCACGATAGCCATTTCGACAATAATCCGATTGATTTGCCGATGAATGTATTGCTCGGCAAAACCCCGAAAATGACCCGAAATGTGTTGTCAAAAACGGTGGAAAACCAACCGCTTGCACAAGATGAAATCCAGCTCAAAGAAGCCTTGCATCGAGTGCTTCGTTTGCCTGTCGTGGCGGAAAAAACTTTCCTTATCACCATTGGCGACCGCTCGGTAACGGGTATGGTGGCACGCGATCAAATGGTCGGTCCGTGGCAAATTCCTGTGGCAGACTGTGCCGTGACCACCGCAAGCCTTGACAGCTATCACGGTGAGGCGATGTCAATGGGCGAACGTGCACCTGTGGCATTGCTTGATTTCGGTGCGTCTGCACGCCTTGCGGTGGCGGAGAGCATTACCAACATCGCCGCAACCGACATTGGCGACATCAAACGCATTAAACTTTCAGCGAACTGGATGTCAGCAGCAGGTCACGAGGGCGAAGACGCAGGGTTATACGAAGCCGTGAAAGCGGTAGGCGAAAAACTTTGCCCGGCGTTAGGCATCACCATTCCAGTGGGCAAAGACTCAATGTCAATGCGTACCACTTGGGAAGAAAACGGCGAGCAAAAATCGGTAACCGCTCCATTATCATTAGTGATCTCTGCGTTCGCTCGTGTGGAAGACGTACGTAAAACGGTTACCCCACAACTTCGCACCGACAAAGGGCATTCACGCTTGTTGCTTATTGACTTGGGCGAGGGCAAAAACCGCCTAGGGGCAACGGCTTTGGCTCAAGTTTACAAACAACTTGGTGACAAACCTGCGGACGTCGTAAACGTAGAAAACCTCAAAAACTTCTTTAACGCAATGCAAGCGTTAGTGGCGGAGCGTAAATTATTGGCGTATCACGACCGCTCGGACGGTGGTTTAATCACGACCTTAGCGGAAATGGCATTCGCAGGGCATTGTGGCGTGGAAATCGACATTTCAGCCTTGGGCGATGACGATCTTGCGGTGTTATTTAACGAAGAATTAGGGGCGGTAATCCAAGTTGCCGACAGCGAATTAGCGAGCGTGCGTGAAGTGCTGAAAGCCCACGATTTACTCGGCTTAACCAAAGAATTAGGTGTGGTGGTGGATGGCGATTTATTTGAAATCAGCCGTGGCAGCCGCAAATTGCTCAGTGAAAAACGCTCGGAATTGCGTGGTATTTGGGCGGAATTAACCCACCAAATGCAACGTTTGCGTGATAACCCGGAATGTGCCGACCAAGAATTTGAAACCAAAAAAGACCCGAATAACAAAGGCTTATCCGCATTCTTGACCTATGACGTGAACGAAGACATTACTGCACCGTTCATCAATAAAGGCGTGAAACCGAGTATCGCCATCTTGCGTGAACAAGGCGTGAACAGCCATTATGAAATGGCGGCAGCGTTCGACCGTGCGGGCTTTAATGCGATTGACGTGCATATGTCTGACTTAATGGCAGGTAGAAGAAACCTCAAAGATTTCAATGCGTTAGTAGCGTGCGGCGGCTTCTCTTACGGTGACGTACTCGGTGCAGGCGGCGGCTGGGCGAAATCAATCCTGTTTAACCCAATGTTGCGTGACCAGTTCAGCCAATTCTTCGCCAACCCGAATACCTTAGCATTAGGCGTGTGTAACGGCTGCCAAATGGTGTCGAACTTGGCAGAAATTATCCCCGGTACAGAAAACTGGCCTCGCTTCGTGCGTAACAAATCAGAACGCTTCGAGGCACGTGTCGGCTTGGTGAAAATCAACGATACCCACAGCCATTGGTTTAAAGGAATGGCAGGTAGCCATATGCCGATTGCGGTTTCGCACGGCGAAGGTCAGGTGGAATTTAAGCAGTCAGGTCAGCTCGAAAATCTGCAAAAACAGAACCTCGTCATCGCCCAATACATCGACAACAACGGCAACTTAACCGAAGTGTACCCTGCCAACCCGAACGGCTCGGTAAACGGCATTACCGCCATTTCCAACCTAGACGGACGTGTCGCCATTATGATGCCACACCCGGAACGTGTTTACCGTGCGGTAAGCAACTCTTGGTGCCCTGATGACTGGACGGAAGATGGGGCGTGGATGAGATTGTTTAGGAATGCTAGAGTGGTGTTTAAATAA
- a CDS encoding phospho-sugar mutase: protein MELFTVAQHWLDQDPDVETRAELEQLIAAAKAGDEKAKAELASRFDGRLQFGTAGLRGRLQAGSMGMNRVLVAQAAGGLAEYLKGYDKEPSIVIGYDGRKNSDVFAKDTAEIMAAAGIKAYLLPRKLPTPVLAYAIKYFDTTAGVMVTASHNPPEDNGYKVYLGKANGGGQIVSPADQDIAKLIDKVAAGSINDLPRSNDYTVLCDKVVDAYIEKTASIAKEPKTDINYVYTAMHGVGYEVLSKTLAKAGLPQPSIVAEQVWPDGTFPTVNFPNPEEKGALDMAINVAKAKGAEFIIANDPDADRLAVALPDAEGNWKALHGNVVGCFLGWYLAKQYHAQGKQGVLACSLVSSPALAEIAKKYGFQSEETLTGFKYIGKVNGLLFGFEEALGYLVDPDKVRDKDGISAAIMFLDLVCNLKKQGKTLADYAEEFTKEFGSYVSGQISIRVDDLSEIGKLMTALRNNPPSEIGGFKVAQFLDHTKTDRQSDILVFVLENGSRLIARPSGTEPKIKFYLDAKGKDPKDADQVLAQFDESVRQILRKDEFGKQDC from the coding sequence ATGGAACTTTTTACTGTTGCTCAACATTGGTTAGATCAGGATCCAGATGTGGAGACCCGTGCAGAATTAGAACAACTTATCGCGGCGGCAAAAGCAGGCGATGAGAAAGCGAAAGCAGAATTAGCGAGCCGTTTTGATGGACGTTTACAATTCGGTACTGCAGGCTTGCGTGGCCGTTTGCAAGCAGGTTCAATGGGAATGAACCGTGTGCTTGTAGCCCAAGCGGCGGGCGGTTTGGCGGAGTACTTAAAAGGTTACGACAAAGAGCCGTCTATTGTGATTGGTTACGATGGTCGTAAAAATTCTGATGTCTTTGCGAAAGACACCGCTGAAATTATGGCAGCAGCTGGCATCAAAGCTTACTTACTTCCTCGCAAATTACCAACCCCAGTGCTTGCGTATGCGATCAAATATTTCGACACCACTGCAGGCGTCATGGTGACTGCAAGCCATAACCCACCAGAAGATAACGGTTACAAAGTCTATTTAGGAAAAGCGAATGGCGGCGGTCAAATCGTTTCACCAGCGGACCAAGACATTGCAAAATTGATCGATAAAGTTGCCGCGGGCTCAATTAACGACTTACCACGCAGCAACGATTACACCGTGTTATGCGACAAAGTGGTCGATGCTTATATTGAGAAAACCGCTTCAATCGCGAAAGAGCCGAAAACTGACATCAACTATGTTTATACCGCCATGCACGGCGTAGGCTATGAAGTGTTAAGCAAAACATTAGCCAAAGCAGGCTTGCCGCAGCCGTCTATTGTGGCTGAACAAGTGTGGCCGGACGGCACCTTCCCAACCGTAAACTTCCCGAACCCAGAAGAAAAAGGGGCGCTGGATATGGCGATCAACGTCGCTAAAGCGAAAGGGGCTGAATTTATCATCGCTAACGACCCAGATGCAGACCGCTTAGCCGTAGCCTTGCCAGATGCAGAAGGAAACTGGAAAGCCTTGCACGGCAACGTAGTCGGTTGTTTCTTAGGTTGGTACTTAGCTAAACAATACCATGCCCAAGGCAAACAAGGTGTGTTGGCTTGCTCACTCGTTTCATCTCCAGCACTCGCAGAAATTGCGAAAAAATATGGCTTCCAATCAGAAGAAACTTTAACGGGCTTCAAATATATCGGTAAAGTAAACGGCTTGTTATTTGGCTTTGAAGAAGCGTTGGGTTACTTGGTTGATCCAGACAAAGTGCGTGATAAAGACGGTATTTCAGCTGCGATTATGTTCTTAGACTTAGTCTGCAACTTGAAAAAACAAGGCAAAACCTTAGCCGACTACGCAGAGGAATTTACCAAAGAATTTGGCTCTTATGTGAGCGGACAAATTTCTATCCGCGTGGACGATTTATCTGAAATCGGTAAATTAATGACTGCACTTCGTAACAATCCACCAAGCGAAATCGGCGGCTTCAAAGTGGCACAATTCTTAGACCACACCAAAACCGATCGCCAAAGTGATATTTTAGTGTTTGTCCTTGAAAACGGCAGTCGCTTAATTGCTCGCCCATCAGGCACCGAGCCGAAAATCAAATTCTACTTAGATGCAAAAGGCAAAGATCCAAAAGATGCGGATCAAGTATTGGCACAGTTTGATGAAAGCGTCCGCCAAATTTTGCGTAAAGATGAGTTTGGTAAGCAAGATTGCTAA
- a CDS encoding DUF413 domain-containing protein, producing MAESFSVTRRFFDDKNYPRGFSRHGDYTIRESQTLEQFGQACLALETGERKAKTADEKQFVAVVKGEKAPETFLEKTWVKYRTLTSKTKRIYTLSGDVSGDIGSSDDSE from the coding sequence ATGGCAGAGAGTTTTAGCGTTACTCGTCGTTTTTTTGATGATAAAAACTACCCAAGAGGTTTTTCCCGTCACGGAGATTACACCATTCGTGAATCCCAAACATTAGAGCAATTTGGTCAGGCGTGTTTAGCCCTTGAAACTGGCGAACGTAAAGCAAAAACTGCGGATGAAAAACAGTTCGTTGCTGTCGTAAAAGGCGAAAAAGCGCCTGAAACCTTCTTAGAAAAAACGTGGGTAAAATATCGTACTTTAACTAGCAAAACCAAACGGATTTACACCTTGTCTGGCGATGTCAGCGGTGACATTGGTTCAAGCGACGATTCTGAATAA